Proteins encoded together in one Streptomyces sp. NA04227 window:
- a CDS encoding MMPL family transporter, which produces MGAGKISGKLRTVPWIVLGLWVAALAVLGPFGNKLADVQRDRAVDYLPASADSTQVAEMQDELPGGETTRLVLVYHRDGGLTTADKAKATEQVERLADSVKLVKEPQGAPSKDGTTLMFPVGSTEPGTDEKARDEFVNDVRDVVKSEGGLNVDVGGPGALATDAAEVYTSVDGPLLYTTVAVVAILLILIYRSPFLWLVPLVVAGIADFLSMAVAYGLNKGFDTPVSGQGTAVMTILVFGAGTDYALLLVARYREELRRIESPYEAMTTALRGCGPAVLASSGTVAAGLLCLLAADLNSSRGMGPLGTVGVLCALAAMLTLLPAILVLLGRRVFWPIVPTFGSQPKEGRRSIFAAMGGSAERRPLAVLVGGGVLLGALALGAFNLPGALKQEDSFTEKPDAVTAMQTLADAYPEHSTQPITVLTPTQGSAQSLERIRATEGVSSADTGRVGTGWTEISVVAEDRPQSAGETRTIKTLRDSLDGSYVGGPSAEQIDLKDTNARDTKIIVPLVLVCVMLILMALLRSVVASLLLTVVVVAVWGASLGIAGLVFGPVFGFDGTDPGIGLLTFVFLVALGVDYGIFLMHRMREEALAGAEPAAAALTSLRTTGTVIASAGLVLAATFAVLTSMPLVLLVEMGFIIAVGVLLDTFLVRTYLVTSASVLLGRRVWWPGALSKAPSPEEAPKPEPVGAASS; this is translated from the coding sequence ATGGGGGCAGGAAAGATTTCAGGGAAGCTCAGAACAGTTCCCTGGATTGTGCTCGGACTGTGGGTGGCGGCGCTCGCCGTGCTCGGCCCCTTCGGCAACAAGCTGGCCGATGTGCAGCGCGACCGCGCGGTCGACTACCTGCCCGCCAGCGCGGACTCCACGCAGGTCGCGGAGATGCAGGACGAGTTGCCGGGTGGCGAGACGACCCGGCTGGTGCTCGTCTACCACCGTGACGGCGGACTGACCACCGCGGACAAGGCGAAGGCCACCGAGCAGGTGGAGCGCCTCGCGGACTCCGTCAAGCTGGTCAAGGAGCCGCAGGGAGCTCCGTCCAAGGACGGCACGACGCTGATGTTCCCGGTGGGCAGCACCGAGCCCGGCACGGACGAGAAGGCGCGCGACGAATTCGTCAACGATGTCCGGGACGTCGTCAAGAGCGAGGGCGGTCTGAACGTCGACGTCGGCGGTCCGGGCGCACTGGCCACCGACGCCGCCGAGGTCTACACCTCGGTCGACGGCCCCCTGCTCTACACCACGGTCGCCGTCGTCGCGATCCTGCTGATCCTCATCTACCGCAGCCCGTTCCTGTGGCTGGTGCCGCTGGTCGTCGCCGGTATCGCGGACTTCCTGTCGATGGCCGTCGCCTACGGTCTCAACAAGGGCTTCGACACCCCGGTCAGCGGTCAGGGCACGGCGGTCATGACGATCCTCGTGTTCGGAGCGGGCACCGACTACGCACTGCTGCTCGTCGCCCGGTACCGCGAGGAACTGCGGCGCATCGAGAGCCCGTACGAGGCGATGACGACCGCGCTGCGCGGCTGCGGACCGGCCGTACTGGCCTCCTCCGGAACCGTGGCGGCCGGACTCCTGTGCCTCCTGGCGGCCGACCTCAACAGCAGCCGCGGTATGGGCCCGCTGGGCACCGTCGGTGTGCTGTGCGCGCTGGCCGCGATGCTCACCCTGCTGCCCGCGATCCTCGTACTGCTCGGACGGCGTGTGTTCTGGCCGATCGTGCCGACCTTCGGCAGCCAGCCCAAGGAAGGCCGCCGCAGCATCTTCGCCGCCATGGGCGGTTCGGCCGAACGCAGGCCGCTCGCCGTACTGGTCGGTGGTGGCGTGCTGCTCGGTGCGCTCGCGCTCGGTGCCTTCAACCTGCCGGGAGCCCTCAAGCAGGAGGACTCCTTCACCGAGAAGCCCGACGCGGTCACCGCGATGCAGACGCTGGCCGACGCCTACCCCGAGCACAGCACCCAGCCCATCACCGTGCTGACGCCGACCCAGGGCTCCGCGCAGTCCCTGGAGCGGATCCGTGCCACCGAGGGCGTGTCCAGCGCGGACACCGGCCGGGTCGGTACCGGCTGGACGGAGATCTCGGTCGTCGCCGAGGACCGGCCGCAGTCCGCGGGGGAGACCAGGACCATCAAGACGCTGCGTGACTCGCTCGACGGCTCGTACGTCGGCGGGCCCAGCGCCGAGCAGATCGACCTGAAGGACACCAACGCGAGGGACACGAAGATCATCGTCCCGCTGGTGCTGGTCTGCGTGATGCTCATCCTGATGGCGCTACTGCGCTCGGTGGTGGCCTCGCTGCTGCTGACCGTCGTCGTGGTGGCGGTCTGGGGAGCCTCGCTCGGCATCGCAGGCCTCGTCTTCGGCCCGGTGTTCGGCTTCGACGGCACCGACCCCGGAATCGGACTGCTGACCTTCGTCTTCCTGGTGGCCCTCGGCGTCGACTACGGCATCTTCCTGATGCACCGGATGCGCGAGGAGGCACTCGCGGGAGCCGAACCCGCGGCCGCCGCACTGACCTCGCTGCGCACCACGGGAACGGTGATCGCCTCGGCCGGACTCGTCCTGGCCGCGACCTTCGCGGTGCTCACCAGCATGCCGCTGGTGCTCCTGGTCGAGATGGGCTTCATCATCGCGGTCGGTGTCCTGCTCGACACCTTCCTGGTGCGCACCTACCTGGTCACCTCGGCGAGCGTGCTGCTCGGCCGCAGGGTCTGGTGGCCGGGCGCGCTGTCGAAGGCGCCCTCCCCCGAGGAAGCCCCCAAGCCCGAACCGGTGGGCGCGGCCTCCTCCTGA
- a CDS encoding sensor histidine kinase — translation MDDVSPRTPAAVPGVAERILAVANRDPLTAPNKVRNDAILAVVACVVSVAIGLYGDPSNRPDAVGWVLLMASSLVVAGRRIRPVLALLAFIALITPYHALDHALWAPLVQTFLVLYTVAATGRPLRMIFVAAVVLTITITIVMVNDSQNGIELLQISGWILVMLFLGTNVRIYRQYVDSIVQRAERAERTREEEARRRVAEERLRIARDLHDLLAHSITLIGVRTSVAAHVLQTDPGRLDRAAVGAALEDIAETCRTARGELRTTLEVLRGSDAGAEPGGGRGPVPGLDGVPDLVRAARTAGAKVDLSIETPEVPPAVGAAAYRIVQEALTNAVRHAGPNPAVCVGLRAEDAALHVEITDDGRGGEIPAHGPGFGLTGMRERARSVGGALTVGPRREGGFAVRAQLPLPAEAL, via the coding sequence GTGGACGACGTTTCCCCCCGAACCCCCGCGGCTGTGCCGGGCGTTGCCGAGCGGATCCTCGCGGTGGCCAACCGGGATCCTCTGACGGCCCCGAACAAGGTGCGCAACGACGCCATACTGGCCGTGGTCGCCTGCGTCGTCTCGGTGGCCATCGGCCTGTACGGCGACCCCTCGAACAGGCCCGACGCCGTCGGCTGGGTGCTGCTCATGGCGAGCTCCCTGGTCGTCGCCGGGCGGCGGATCCGGCCGGTCCTCGCGCTGCTCGCGTTCATCGCGCTGATCACCCCGTACCACGCGCTCGACCACGCGCTGTGGGCACCTCTCGTACAGACCTTCCTGGTCCTGTACACGGTCGCGGCCACCGGGCGCCCGCTGCGGATGATCTTCGTGGCCGCCGTCGTGCTGACCATCACCATCACGATCGTGATGGTGAACGACTCCCAGAACGGCATCGAGCTTCTGCAGATCTCGGGCTGGATCCTGGTGATGCTGTTCCTCGGCACGAATGTGCGCATCTATCGGCAGTACGTGGACTCCATCGTGCAACGCGCCGAACGGGCCGAACGGACCCGGGAGGAGGAGGCGCGCCGCAGGGTCGCCGAGGAGCGGCTGCGCATCGCGCGGGACCTGCACGACCTGCTCGCGCACAGCATCACGCTGATCGGGGTGCGCACCTCGGTCGCCGCCCATGTGCTGCAGACCGACCCGGGGCGCCTGGACCGTGCCGCGGTCGGCGCCGCCCTGGAGGACATCGCCGAGACCTGCCGTACCGCGCGCGGCGAGCTGCGCACCACACTCGAAGTGCTGCGCGGCTCCGACGCCGGAGCCGAGCCCGGCGGTGGCCGCGGACCGGTGCCCGGACTCGACGGGGTGCCCGACCTGGTGCGCGCGGCCCGCACGGCGGGCGCCAAGGTCGACTTGTCGATCGAGACCCCCGAAGTGCCGCCCGCCGTCGGCGCCGCCGCGTACCGGATCGTGCAGGAGGCGCTCACCAACGCGGTACGGCACGCCGGCCCGAACCCCGCCGTGTGCGTCGGGCTGCGCGCCGAAGACGCGGCGCTGCACGTGGAGATCACCGACGACGGGCGCGGCGGGGAGATCCCCGCGCACGGTCCGGGCTTTGGCCTCACCGGTATGCGCGAGCGTGCGCGCAGCGTCGGCGGCGCGCTCACCGTCGGCCCCCGCCGCGAGGGCGGTTTCGCCGTACGGGCCCAACTTCCGCTGCCCGCCGAGGCCTTGTGA
- a CDS encoding TerB family tellurite resistance protein: protein MLPGRGRAPAVLLSRLVGTHTVWSTVGDGEFFCPGCGGDRNYQRRNGRRFLALFGIPMLPRGTAAPVIECVACQERFSTDVLDHPTTHRLTAMLRDAVQAVTLASLVAGGTTAPALDTAVRVLRGAGVNDCPGARLRELAEALNDEVTSVRGGSDSCEAGLAVELHEALAPLAPYLAGAGREAILLHGARVALADGPYTPAERAVLCAVGQALTIDVEDVERLLTAARTPS from the coding sequence CTCTCGCGTCTCGTCGGCACCCACACCGTCTGGAGCACGGTGGGCGACGGCGAGTTCTTCTGTCCGGGTTGCGGCGGGGACCGCAACTACCAGCGTCGCAACGGCCGTCGCTTTCTCGCGCTGTTCGGTATTCCGATGCTGCCGCGCGGTACGGCCGCGCCGGTCATCGAATGTGTCGCCTGCCAGGAGCGGTTCAGCACCGATGTGCTCGACCACCCGACCACGCACCGGCTGACCGCGATGCTGCGGGACGCCGTACAGGCCGTGACGCTCGCCTCGCTCGTCGCCGGTGGGACCACGGCCCCGGCTCTGGACACCGCGGTGCGTGTGCTGCGGGGCGCCGGGGTCAACGACTGTCCGGGCGCCCGGCTGCGCGAACTGGCCGAGGCCCTCAACGACGAGGTCACCTCGGTACGGGGCGGCAGCGACTCCTGCGAGGCGGGCCTCGCCGTGGAGCTGCACGAGGCCCTCGCGCCGCTGGCGCCCTATCTCGCGGGAGCGGGCCGGGAGGCGATCCTCCTGCACGGAGCGCGCGTCGCACTCGCCGACGGCCCGTACACCCCGGCGGAGCGCGCGGTGCTGTGCGCCGTCGGACAGGCGCTCACCATCGATGTCGAGGACGTGGAGCGACTCCTCACGGCGGCACGTACGCCGTCCTGA